One genomic segment of Danio aesculapii chromosome 15, fDanAes4.1, whole genome shotgun sequence includes these proteins:
- the LOC130241767 gene encoding protein FAM181B, with translation MAVKAAIMNSQFLNFCFPGSVMDYEVENYLEGGLLSEEVCEGDFRETTSDLLSFIDSASSNIKLALDKPVKSKRKVNHRKYLQKQIKRCTGIISPGASQVQEPCKRQSLPQTSTSNLSSKTTPKKDGIQANLQSKSLAALFNPAKDVRGERAKKPLLRHRNLPPSFFTEPANSSRVTSTSGMSLKDLKRGTPEAAEFLELLGPDYSNMVSEQDLFHTTPIRIQQEVTMGPEPYDSHHFVTGGFLYTEPWGTCSSTSKKSTDMQTVPAQLNLYSHMDLSSSMPVEQSSPCALTFSNFLTDCSTPPGSYDLANGYNRASFSSH, from the coding sequence ATGGCTGTTAAGGCTGCCATCATGAACTCGCAGTTCTTAAACTTCTGTTTTCCTGGCTCGGTCATGGATTACGAGGTGGAAAATTATCTGGAAGGGGGTCTTCTGAGTGAGGAAGTTTGCGAGGGGGATTTTAGGGAGACCACTAGTGACCTGCTTAGCTTCATTGACTCGGCTTCCAGCAACATCAAACTTGCACTGGACAAACCTGTCAAGTCCAAGAGGAAGGTCAACCACCGCAAGTACCTGCAGAAGCAGATAAAGAGGTGCACAGGGATCATATCACCTGGAGCCTCTCAAGTTCAAGAGCCTTGCAAGAGGCAAAGCTTGCCCCAGACCTCAACAAGCAACCTGTCCAGCAAAACAACACCTAAGAAGGATGGGATACAGGCCAACCTGCAAAGCAAGAGTCTGGCTGCCCTCTTCAACCCAGCGAAGGATGTACGAGGAGAGAGGGCCAAGAAGCCCCTGCTGCGGCATCGAAACCTTCCTCCATCCTTCTTCACAGAGCCGGCCAACAGCTCCAGAGTTACATCTACTTCTGGCATGTCTCTCAAAGACCTGAAGCGAGGGACTCCAGAAGCAGCAGAGTTTTTGGAGCTTCTTGGACCCGATTACAGCAACATGGTCTCAGAGCAGGATTTATTCCACACCACACCAATCAGGATTCAGCAGGAGGTGACCATGGGCCCTGAGCCATATGACTCCCACCATTTTGTAACCGGTGGTTTTTTGTACACAGAACCTTGGGGAACTTGTAGCAGCACCTCCAAGAAGTCGACAGACATGCAAACGGTACCTGCACAGCTAAACCTTTATAGTCACATGGACCTTTCTAGCAGCATGCCTGTGGAACAGAGCTCACCATGTGCACTTACTTTTTCAAATTTCCTTACAGACTGCTCCACACCTCCAGGTTCTTATGATCTGGCAAATGGATACAACCGAGCAAGCTTTTCTTCTCATTAA